The Verrucomicrobiota bacterium region ATGCATGAGGTGGAAAATGCCCTTGCCCAAGCCAAAAAAGAAATTATTACCCGTTTTGACCTCAAAGATGCCGCCCCGGAGGTCATCCTTGATAAGGAAACCATTAAACTCAAGGCCAAAGATGAGTTCAAAGTCAAAATCCTGCGCGAGATCATGATTGGTAAACTCGCCAAACGTAATGTCAGCCTCAAAAACCTCGAACAAAAACCCGTCGAGAATTCCCTTTCCCACAGTACCGCCGACATCCTGATCAAACAAGGGATCGATCACGATAAATTCAAAGCCATTACCCAAGACATCCGCGACTTAAAACTCAAAACTACGGCTAAATACCAGGATCAACAGATCCGCGTCGAAGGCAAAAGCCGTGATGACCTCCAAGCCGTCATGGCCATGTGTCGGGCCAAAGACTTCGGCTGCGCCCTCGGGTTTGTCAATTTCAGGGATTAAACAATCCTGATAGAATAATCGCATTATCCGCTGAGCACAGGG contains the following coding sequences:
- a CDS encoding YajQ family cyclic di-GMP-binding protein, whose amino-acid sequence is MPSFDIVSKVEMHEVENALAQAKKEIITRFDLKDAAPEVILDKETIKLKAKDEFKVKILREIMIGKLAKRNVSLKNLEQKPVENSLSHSTADILIKQGIDHDKFKAITQDIRDLKLKTTAKYQDQQIRVEGKSRDDLQAVMAMCRAKDFGCALGFVNFRD